In Balneola sp., one genomic interval encodes:
- a CDS encoding tRNA guanosine(34) transglycosylase Tgt: MYSLKKTASSTKARLGELETAHGTIQTPIFMPVGTLGTVKGVSQDTLVDQVKAQIILGNTYHLYLRPGCDIIQEAGGLHKFMKWELPILTDSGGYQIFSLSDIRDLDEEGAHFQSHIDGSKHSFTPENVVETQRILGSDIMMLLDECPPYPSSYDYAKKSMELTHRWAKRGRKAFLETEPLYGHKQAQFGIVQGGTYKDLRIESSKFMADQDFEGIAIGGLSVGEPIDLMYEFTDLNTDYLPKDKARYLMGVGTPANLLEGVARGVDMFDCVMPTRNARNGSIFTRHGRVNIRNAQWKEHHDYLDPDFPSDLCSKYTMAYIHHLIRNNEIFGLVLASIHNLTFYLWLMEEVRDRIENDTFGEWYPGMVEQLEQKI; this comes from the coding sequence TTGTACTCACTTAAAAAAACCGCTTCTTCTACAAAAGCACGTCTCGGAGAACTTGAAACTGCTCACGGAACCATTCAAACACCCATTTTTATGCCTGTGGGTACACTTGGCACCGTTAAAGGAGTATCTCAAGATACTTTAGTTGATCAGGTTAAAGCGCAGATTATTCTCGGAAATACCTATCACTTATACCTAAGGCCCGGATGCGATATTATTCAGGAAGCCGGTGGACTGCATAAATTCATGAAGTGGGAACTACCCATTTTGACAGATTCTGGCGGATATCAAATATTTTCGCTTTCTGATATTCGGGACCTTGATGAAGAAGGTGCACATTTCCAAAGCCATATTGACGGCTCAAAGCATTCCTTTACTCCGGAAAATGTTGTTGAAACCCAGCGTATTTTGGGGTCCGATATAATGATGCTCCTCGATGAATGTCCACCCTATCCCAGCAGCTACGACTATGCAAAGAAATCTATGGAGCTAACGCACCGATGGGCTAAACGTGGCAGAAAAGCTTTTTTAGAAACGGAACCGCTATATGGACACAAACAGGCTCAGTTTGGAATTGTTCAGGGAGGAACCTACAAAGACCTCAGAATTGAATCTTCAAAATTCATGGCAGATCAGGATTTTGAAGGAATAGCCATTGGCGGACTGAGCGTAGGCGAGCCCATTGATTTAATGTATGAGTTCACTGACCTGAACACCGATTACCTTCCCAAAGACAAAGCCCGGTACCTGATGGGCGTAGGAACTCCGGCCAATTTACTGGAAGGTGTTGCCCGAGGAGTAGATATGTTTGATTGTGTGATGCCTACTCGAAATGCTCGAAATGGCTCAATATTTACACGGCATGGTAGAGTTAACATCCGCAATGCCCAGTGGAAAGAACATCACGATTATCTCGACCCTGATTTCCCCAGTGATTTATGCAGCAAATACACAATGGCTTACATTCATCACCTCATTCGAAATAATGAGATATTTGGTTTAGTTCTGGCTTCTATTCATAACCTGACATTCTATTTATGGCTAATGGAAGAGGTGAGAGATAGAATTGAAAATGACACTTTTGGAGAATGGTACCCTGGAATGGTGGAACAGCTTGAGCAAAAGATCTAG
- a CDS encoding exopolysaccharide biosynthesis polyprenyl glycosylphosphotransferase — protein MLNLKRYREVIFTSVLDFLIILASWFVFHSFYPNTMNMLVQDFNLNFIAGGVIISFYWLSIFVVMGSYKKLYLVSRLDEFIKVLKASLLGALILYFVININENISIYDQRLIIINYWATIFILLAINRFVVRTIQRHYAQKGKGLHRTVIVGTGHTAKAAYDDLNRNKTLGMEVLGFIQVNGKAPAPETGILPEDVIGNLDHIKEILNERQVQDILVALEPDRRQDLVDVISKVDSPDVSLKLLPDFYQLVSGLSKTNQIFGMPLVEISPEPMPLWEKTVKRVFDILVSLVMLLLTLPFLILIGLAIRLSSPGPAIYRQKRVGRNGKIFTIYKFRTMLDNAEKHSGPTWATKDDPRVTKLGYWLRKLRIDEVPQFLNVLKGDMSLVGPRPERPHFVEQFSTQIPLYTRRLRVRPGITGWAQVKWKYDTSLDDVKEKTKFDLFYIENASLRMDAKILINTMITVIKGKGQ, from the coding sequence GTGCTGAATTTAAAAAGATATCGGGAAGTTATTTTCACCAGTGTATTAGATTTTCTAATTATACTGGCAAGTTGGTTTGTATTCCATTCCTTCTATCCTAATACCATGAATATGCTGGTTCAGGATTTTAACCTGAATTTCATAGCAGGGGGGGTAATAATAAGCTTTTATTGGCTTAGCATTTTTGTAGTTATGGGCTCATATAAGAAGCTCTATCTCGTATCCCGACTCGATGAATTTATAAAAGTACTAAAAGCCAGCCTGCTTGGAGCATTGATCTTGTATTTTGTGATCAATATTAATGAGAATATTTCTATCTATGATCAGCGGCTGATAATCATTAATTATTGGGCAACCATATTCATACTTCTCGCAATAAATAGATTTGTGGTTCGGACTATTCAGCGGCATTATGCTCAAAAGGGGAAAGGTCTTCACCGTACTGTAATCGTAGGGACGGGCCATACCGCGAAGGCTGCCTACGATGATCTGAACCGAAATAAAACCTTGGGTATGGAAGTGCTTGGCTTTATTCAGGTAAATGGGAAGGCTCCGGCTCCAGAAACAGGTATTCTGCCTGAGGATGTAATTGGAAATCTAGATCATATCAAAGAAATTCTGAATGAACGGCAAGTTCAGGATATTCTAGTTGCTTTGGAGCCAGACCGGAGGCAAGATTTGGTGGATGTTATTTCTAAAGTAGATTCACCTGATGTATCTCTAAAATTACTGCCCGATTTTTATCAATTGGTAAGCGGACTTAGCAAAACGAATCAGATTTTTGGAATGCCGCTGGTGGAAATATCACCAGAGCCCATGCCGTTGTGGGAAAAAACAGTTAAGCGAGTGTTTGATATACTCGTTTCGCTTGTGATGCTTCTTTTAACCCTTCCTTTTTTAATTTTGATTGGTCTGGCTATTCGGCTTAGCTCACCGGGGCCTGCAATCTACAGGCAAAAAAGAGTGGGTAGAAATGGCAAAATATTTACGATTTATAAATTCAGAACCATGCTTGATAATGCAGAAAAACATAGTGGGCCAACCTGGGCCACTAAAGACGATCCGCGTGTTACTAAGTTAGGATATTGGTTGAGGAAGCTAAGAATTGATGAAGTACCCCAATTCCTCAATGTTTTGAAAGGAGATATGAGCTTAGTGGGGCCACGCCCCGAGCGACCTCATTTCGTGGAACAATTTAGTACACAAATTCCACTTTATACACGTCGTTTAAGAGTTCGTCCCGGTATTACAGGATGGGCTCAAGTGAAATGGAAGTATGATACCTCTCTGGATGATGTAAAGGAGAAGACTAAATTTGATCTTTTTTATATTGAGAACGCATCTCTTAGAATGGATGCCAAAATTCTTATTAATACTATGATCACCGTCATAAAAGGAAAGGGGCAGTAG
- a CDS encoding dolichyl-phosphate beta-D-mannosyltransferase, which yields MTSDTLIIVPTYNESHNIARLIDRLMDLENKMDVLVIDDGSPDGTADFVRGAQKKYSDRVALIERAGKLGLGTAYVKGFQYALDNGYVYVCEMDADFSHDPNDAEKLINKVKSGDADVAVGSRYSNGISIINWPLSRLILSYCANIYARTITGLPIFDTTAGFKCIHRKVLEKISIERIKSNGYAFQIELHFRAWKAGFNLQEVSIVFREREEGVSKMSKAIVREAIWRVWALKFRSLFGTL from the coding sequence ATGACATCAGATACATTGATTATTGTACCCACATATAATGAGTCTCATAATATTGCTAGACTCATCGATAGGCTCATGGACTTAGAGAACAAAATGGATGTACTTGTTATTGACGATGGCTCGCCAGATGGCACGGCAGATTTTGTAAGGGGAGCTCAAAAAAAATATTCAGATCGTGTAGCTTTAATTGAACGAGCAGGTAAACTTGGACTGGGCACGGCTTACGTCAAAGGTTTTCAGTATGCGCTCGACAATGGGTATGTATATGTTTGTGAAATGGACGCTGATTTTTCTCACGACCCGAACGATGCAGAAAAACTCATCAATAAGGTGAAATCAGGAGATGCTGACGTTGCGGTCGGTTCCCGCTACTCGAACGGTATCAGTATCATTAATTGGCCTTTAAGCAGGTTGATACTTTCCTACTGTGCAAATATCTATGCAAGAACAATAACAGGTCTTCCAATTTTTGATACAACGGCCGGATTTAAATGCATTCACCGAAAAGTACTCGAGAAAATTTCAATCGAACGCATAAAGTCGAATGGCTACGCTTTTCAGATTGAACTTCACTTTCGGGCATGGAAAGCAGGATTCAACCTACAAGAGGTGTCAATAGTGTTTAGGGAGCGTGAAGAAGGTGTTTCGAAGATGTCGAAAGCGATTGTTCGTGAAGCTATTTGGAGAGTCTGGGCGCTTAAGTTCAGAAGCCTTTTTGGAACACTTTAA
- a CDS encoding acetyl-CoA carboxylase carboxyl transferase subunit alpha: MQYLDFEQPIAELESKIEELKDLSNVSDGVLDKEIESLRKRVDKLRKSIFSNLTRWQRVQLARHPDRPYTLDYIKKITEEFIELHGDRYHADDKAIVGGVGKIDGQSVMIIGHQKGRDTTSRKYRNFGMANPEGYRKAYRLMKLAEKFDIPIITLLDTPGAFPGLEAEERGQAEAIAKNLKMMAMLKVPFVTVVIGEGASGGAIGIGMGNEVYMMENTWYSVISPESCSSILWKTWDYKEQAAAVLKLTAVDLEELKVIDGVIPEPLGGAHRNYDEASAALKKQLMQSLKRLKKLKPEKLVEQRIDKYAAMGEWQVVK, from the coding sequence ATGCAGTATTTAGATTTTGAACAACCCATAGCTGAACTTGAAAGCAAAATTGAGGAACTGAAAGACCTCTCAAACGTCAGTGATGGAGTTCTTGATAAGGAAATAGAAAGCCTTAGAAAAAGAGTAGACAAGCTTAGAAAGTCTATTTTTTCAAACCTGACCCGCTGGCAGCGCGTTCAGCTTGCCCGCCACCCAGACCGGCCTTATACGCTGGATTACATTAAGAAGATTACCGAAGAATTTATTGAACTTCATGGGGACCGTTATCATGCTGATGACAAAGCTATTGTTGGTGGAGTAGGTAAAATAGACGGTCAGTCCGTTATGATAATCGGACACCAAAAAGGGAGAGACACAACTAGCCGGAAATACCGGAATTTTGGTATGGCTAATCCCGAAGGATACCGAAAAGCGTATCGCTTAATGAAGCTTGCTGAAAAATTTGATATTCCCATCATAACATTATTGGATACACCTGGTGCCTTTCCTGGGCTAGAGGCCGAGGAAAGAGGACAAGCGGAAGCCATCGCCAAAAACCTTAAAATGATGGCGATGCTTAAAGTGCCATTTGTTACGGTTGTGATTGGAGAAGGAGCAAGTGGCGGAGCCATCGGTATTGGCATGGGGAATGAAGTGTACATGATGGAAAATACCTGGTACTCAGTTATTTCTCCTGAATCATGTTCTTCCATTCTTTGGAAAACCTGGGATTATAAGGAGCAAGCTGCGGCTGTGTTGAAGCTAACTGCTGTAGATTTAGAAGAGCTCAAGGTAATTGATGGAGTAATTCCGGAACCTTTGGGTGGGGCGCATCGCAATTATGATGAAGCTTCAGCAGCTCTTAAAAAGCAACTTATGCAAAGCCTGAAGCGACTTAAAAAATTGAAGCCGGAGAAGCTCGTTGAGCAACGAATCGACAAGTACGCAGCAATGGGCGAATGGCAAGTGGTTAAATAG
- a CDS encoding CPBP family intramembrane metalloprotease domain-containing protein, giving the protein MDQQEAASHSEYQEVYENSKPRPWVERNGFAHWAMALTWVLVALIAFNVVGAIVGVIGILATSDNLNMEVMMEELSTNFDILFLANSSGQILIMALATLLVVRLHAVKGERKDFLRLNITKNTWVVTVIAAVLFVVAQPTILFLGWLNSFIPVPEAMAQMQETMAEMIATFLKSDNVLLLGVFHIGIVPAVCEEIMYRGYVQRAFEKSWGIVAAILISGAIFGAYHLQISNFLPLATLGVFLAYVTYISDSLIPAMVAHFVNNGGQVIASSFYPEMLDEKITPDMDIPYLLVFGSMILTAAILYYLKTLKPNEAEE; this is encoded by the coding sequence ATGGATCAGCAAGAAGCAGCGTCACACAGTGAGTATCAGGAAGTATATGAAAACAGTAAACCGCGTCCCTGGGTAGAGCGAAACGGCTTTGCCCACTGGGCGATGGCGCTCACTTGGGTGTTAGTAGCTTTGATAGCATTCAATGTGGTTGGAGCCATAGTTGGAGTTATTGGTATCTTAGCTACTTCTGATAACTTGAATATGGAAGTTATGATGGAAGAGCTCTCCACGAACTTTGATATTCTGTTTCTGGCAAACTCATCTGGCCAAATTCTCATCATGGCTTTAGCAACACTGTTAGTGGTTCGTCTTCATGCTGTGAAAGGGGAAAGAAAAGATTTCCTTCGTCTTAATATCACTAAAAATACGTGGGTAGTTACTGTTATAGCAGCTGTGCTTTTTGTAGTAGCCCAGCCTACTATTTTGTTTTTAGGATGGTTGAATTCTTTTATTCCTGTACCTGAAGCAATGGCACAAATGCAGGAAACAATGGCTGAAATGATAGCCACCTTTCTCAAGTCCGATAATGTACTACTGCTGGGTGTTTTCCATATTGGAATTGTACCCGCTGTTTGCGAAGAGATTATGTATCGGGGGTATGTGCAGCGAGCTTTCGAAAAAAGCTGGGGCATTGTAGCCGCTATTCTGATTTCAGGGGCTATTTTTGGGGCATATCACCTGCAGATTTCAAATTTTTTACCCCTGGCAACGCTTGGAGTTTTTCTGGCTTATGTCACCTATATTTCTGACAGTTTAATTCCTGCGATGGTTGCTCATTTTGTGAATAATGGAGGGCAGGTTATCGCCAGTAGTTTCTATCCTGAAATGCTGGATGAAAAAATCACACCGGATATGGATATTCCCTATTTATTAGTTTTTGGGAGTATGATTTTAACAGCAGCAATTTTGTACTACTTGAAAACGCTGAAACCAAATGAGGCCGAAGAATGA
- a CDS encoding phosphatidate cytidylyltransferase has translation MSELLKRILFAVPAAILFIFLTWMGDWYFKGFIIVIGFFIQQEVMRLLSNSGNPTDQYFPYTIGLWIMLFPSIPFAVEIGLGILLAFIAIQTFNTAEDSVTQLSTTFFAGFYAPVGLLCLMMIRDLGTNETGFILTIATVLMVWGGDVFAYFGGRSFGKRKLAPDISPNKTWEGFISGYFGCFVGLAIALYAIPLETNFTMKMALPLILLVGTFGPIGDLIESKIKRKAGAKDSSNLLPGHGGFFDRFDALLLVAPAVYIYLQLIQEFGYVAF, from the coding sequence GTGAGTGAACTTCTGAAGCGTATTCTTTTTGCGGTACCGGCAGCTATTCTATTTATATTTTTGACCTGGATGGGTGATTGGTACTTCAAAGGTTTTATTATTGTGATTGGCTTTTTCATTCAGCAAGAAGTCATGCGGTTGTTGAGCAACTCAGGAAATCCTACCGACCAATACTTTCCTTACACCATCGGTCTGTGGATCATGTTATTTCCATCCATCCCTTTTGCAGTGGAAATTGGACTCGGCATACTGCTGGCATTTATAGCCATTCAAACTTTTAATACAGCTGAGGATAGCGTAACTCAGCTGAGCACCACTTTTTTCGCCGGTTTCTACGCCCCGGTTGGGCTGTTATGCCTGATGATGATCAGGGACCTCGGAACCAATGAAACAGGGTTTATCCTAACCATTGCTACAGTCCTTATGGTTTGGGGCGGTGACGTATTTGCCTATTTCGGTGGACGTTCTTTTGGTAAACGAAAACTGGCTCCGGACATCAGCCCAAATAAAACCTGGGAAGGATTTATTTCAGGATACTTTGGGTGTTTTGTAGGATTAGCGATCGCATTATATGCAATTCCCCTAGAAACCAATTTCACTATGAAAATGGCTCTTCCTTTAATTCTTTTAGTAGGAACATTCGGCCCGATTGGAGACCTTATTGAAAGTAAGATCAAGCGAAAAGCCGGAGCTAAAGACTCCTCTAACTTACTGCCCGGGCATGGCGGTTTCTTTGATCGCTTTGATGCCCTGTTGTTAGTTGCACCTGCCGTCTATATCTATTTACAGCTCATCCAGGAATTTGGATATGTCGCGTTTTGA
- a CDS encoding dipeptide epimerase, protein MSRFEINWEVIPLKLKEVFTISRGSKSEVPNVFLSITKNGITGYGEAGPNTRYDETADKVIQYLEALPEGFFDSISSADEIATELEVLKISPNVQSAKAAIEMAWMDWWGKSKEQPLWKLWGNDLPVGPVTSYTIGLDTPEKMQQKIRAADQYPVYKIKLGTDRDREIIEAIRDVTDKPLRVDANEGWTTLEQARKEIEFLSSQNVELIEQPMPAKEFDQMKELKKWSPLPLAADESFIGDENLAQISEAFHIINIKLMKIGSLVKARNVIKEAHQLGLEVMIGCMIESSLANAAGALLALDAEYADLDGHLLISNDTFSELQVNKDGKVILSNLPGLGVDRN, encoded by the coding sequence ATGTCGCGTTTTGAAATCAACTGGGAAGTCATTCCACTTAAACTGAAGGAAGTCTTTACCATTTCCCGCGGGTCTAAATCTGAAGTTCCGAATGTTTTCCTTTCGATTACAAAAAATGGTATTACAGGATATGGGGAAGCCGGACCAAACACTCGCTATGATGAAACTGCAGATAAAGTAATCCAATATCTCGAAGCACTTCCTGAAGGATTTTTTGATTCGATTTCTTCTGCCGATGAAATTGCCACAGAGCTGGAAGTTTTAAAAATATCGCCGAATGTTCAATCAGCAAAAGCAGCCATAGAAATGGCTTGGATGGATTGGTGGGGAAAATCAAAAGAGCAGCCTTTGTGGAAATTATGGGGAAATGATTTACCGGTCGGTCCTGTAACTTCTTATACCATTGGGCTGGATACACCGGAAAAGATGCAGCAGAAGATTAGGGCAGCTGACCAATATCCGGTTTACAAAATTAAGCTGGGAACAGATAGAGATCGAGAGATTATAGAGGCTATTCGGGATGTAACCGATAAGCCTTTGCGGGTAGATGCCAACGAAGGCTGGACGACACTCGAACAGGCAAGAAAAGAAATCGAGTTTCTGTCATCCCAAAATGTAGAGCTGATTGAGCAACCCATGCCGGCTAAAGAATTCGACCAGATGAAAGAGTTAAAAAAGTGGTCTCCTTTGCCACTTGCTGCAGATGAAAGTTTTATTGGAGATGAAAACCTAGCCCAGATTTCGGAAGCATTTCATATTATTAATATAAAGCTGATGAAAATCGGGAGCTTGGTGAAAGCAAGAAACGTGATTAAGGAAGCTCATCAGCTTGGGTTAGAAGTGATGATTGGCTGCATGATTGAAAGCTCGCTAGCAAATGCTGCCGGGGCGCTATTAGCACTCGATGCTGAGTATGCTGATCTGGATGGTCATCTTTTGATATCGAATGATACTTTCTCTGAACTTCAGGTTAATAAAGATGGGAAAGTAATTCTGTCTAATCTACCCGGGTTGGGAGTAGACAGGAACTGA
- a CDS encoding TIGR01777 family protein, whose amino-acid sequence MNILITGGTGFIGDELRTLLLKEGHNLVIITRSPKKYEGESAKNLRFISWDEDLAAEMGDIDAVINLAGENLFGQRWTDEVKKRIMDSRVQTTKKLVDAMREADKKPEVFVSASASGIYGNRGNDVLDESAEVADDFLAEVCKAWEAESQKATDLGVRVVNPRIGIVLEKGGGALEKMIPPFQFLVGGPIGSGNQYMSWVHRTDLCKALIFPLDNDELTGAYNVCSPNPATMNEFADTLGDIMNRPSLFRVPKFALDVVLGEAAKPVTDSIRMQPKKLQVTGFEFHYEELEEALAEIM is encoded by the coding sequence ATGAATATTCTAATTACCGGCGGAACAGGATTTATAGGAGATGAACTTCGAACGCTTCTTCTAAAAGAAGGTCATAACCTTGTTATCATCACGAGGAGTCCAAAGAAATACGAAGGGGAGTCAGCTAAGAACCTAAGATTTATTAGTTGGGATGAAGACTTAGCTGCAGAAATGGGTGACATAGATGCCGTGATCAATCTGGCCGGAGAAAACCTTTTTGGGCAACGCTGGACGGATGAGGTAAAGAAGAGGATCATGGATAGCCGCGTTCAAACTACAAAAAAACTCGTGGATGCTATGCGTGAAGCTGACAAAAAACCGGAAGTATTTGTTTCAGCTTCGGCTTCAGGTATTTATGGCAATCGTGGAAATGACGTGTTGGATGAAAGTGCTGAAGTTGCCGATGATTTCTTAGCTGAAGTTTGTAAAGCTTGGGAAGCCGAATCACAAAAAGCTACTGATTTAGGTGTCCGGGTTGTAAACCCAAGAATTGGGATTGTTTTAGAAAAAGGTGGTGGAGCTTTAGAAAAAATGATTCCTCCATTTCAATTTCTAGTTGGGGGACCAATCGGAAGCGGCAACCAATATATGAGCTGGGTTCACCGGACAGATTTATGTAAGGCACTTATCTTTCCTTTAGATAACGATGAGCTGACCGGAGCTTACAATGTATGCTCTCCAAATCCAGCAACCATGAACGAATTTGCGGATACCTTAGGCGATATAATGAATCGTCCTTCCCTGTTCCGCGTCCCCAAATTTGCGCTTGATGTTGTTTTAGGTGAAGCAGCAAAGCCGGTAACGGATAGCATTCGAATGCAACCAAAAAAGCTACAGGTTACGGGTTTTGAATTTCACTATGAGGAGCTGGAAGAAGCACTCGCGGAAATAATGTAG
- the hflX gene encoding GTPase HflX gives MLDDVKNSDIERERVVLVGLYGPETTRFQAEEYLDELELLADTAGGITVEKILQNKTHPDPSTYIGKGKLNELKRIMGDKKISTVIFDDDLSPTQIRNVEKGTDAKVLDRSALILDIFAARAKTAAAKTQVELAQLEYLLPRLTRYWTHLSRQSGGIGTKGPGETQIETDRRLIGRRISVLKEKLEKLSKQRTTQRKGREGMNRISLVGYTNAGKSTLMNALTESGVFAEDRLFATLDSTVRRHELENHSVLLSDTVGFIRKLPHNLVESFKSTLDEVREADILLHVVDASSKMAHEYIEVVEETLEEIEATNKRTILVFNKVDRMDAHQVADMKREYPNAVFVSAEQRIGLKELERSIEEMIELDYSRHTMQIPVSKYKAVAFIHENATVEEESYEGTDVELTFNIAKKDFKQLSHLLDTIGTNGEVV, from the coding sequence TTGTTAGACGACGTTAAAAATTCCGATATAGAACGTGAACGTGTTGTATTGGTTGGATTATACGGACCCGAGACAACCCGATTTCAAGCGGAAGAATATTTAGACGAACTCGAACTCCTTGCCGACACGGCCGGGGGAATCACCGTAGAAAAAATACTTCAGAATAAAACCCATCCAGACCCTTCTACTTACATTGGTAAGGGTAAGCTGAATGAGCTGAAAAGGATTATGGGGGATAAAAAGATCAGTACGGTAATATTTGATGATGATCTGTCTCCAACTCAAATCCGAAATGTTGAAAAAGGCACCGATGCAAAAGTATTGGACAGAAGTGCACTAATTTTGGATATTTTTGCCGCCCGTGCTAAAACAGCCGCTGCCAAAACTCAGGTGGAGCTTGCTCAGCTAGAGTATTTATTACCAAGGTTGACTCGCTACTGGACTCACTTATCCCGGCAGTCGGGTGGAATTGGTACTAAAGGTCCCGGTGAAACACAGATTGAAACCGATAGAAGATTAATTGGCCGGCGGATTTCAGTACTTAAAGAAAAACTGGAAAAACTCAGCAAGCAACGAACCACTCAGCGAAAAGGGCGGGAAGGAATGAACCGCATCTCGTTGGTTGGATATACCAACGCCGGGAAATCAACCCTGATGAATGCATTAACAGAATCAGGTGTATTTGCTGAAGACCGTCTTTTTGCAACGCTCGATTCTACTGTACGACGGCACGAACTCGAGAATCACTCCGTGCTTCTTTCCGATACGGTAGGGTTTATCAGGAAATTGCCTCACAACCTTGTAGAAAGTTTTAAATCTACTTTAGATGAAGTCCGGGAAGCCGATATATTATTACATGTGGTAGATGCTTCATCCAAGATGGCACATGAATACATTGAAGTGGTAGAAGAAACACTGGAAGAAATTGAGGCTACAAACAAAAGAACCATTTTGGTGTTCAACAAAGTAGACCGGATGGATGCACATCAGGTTGCGGATATGAAACGAGAGTATCCCAATGCGGTGTTTGTTTCAGCGGAGCAGCGAATTGGGCTAAAGGAACTCGAGCGCAGTATTGAAGAAATGATTGAGCTCGACTATAGCCGTCATACCATGCAGATTCCGGTATCAAAATATAAGGCAGTGGCCTTTATTCACGAAAATGCGACGGTAGAAGAAGAATCATACGAAGGCACTGATGTTGAACTCACTTTCAACATCGCCAAAAAAGATTTTAAGCAATTATCCCATTTGTTGGATACTATTGGTACTAATGGCGAAGTTGTATAG
- a CDS encoding CBS domain-containing protein → MLVNEILNTDISPLHLEDSVATALMKIDLLHTTKFAVVDSNDRVVGMASLEKLIEVVDEEAPLSEIELDDPVYVPHNQHLFEASRIMLAQELFILPVTTESMEFQGMIKKRDVLSALGDIFNLSSFGSVITVELDQVDFSLSDLVRIIELEGAKILGIAVQQPNAKNPSYRVSFKLNLEDSSVVSAGLRRFGYTITSEANSEVLEGNFSDRADELIRYLDI, encoded by the coding sequence ATGCTAGTAAACGAAATCCTAAATACCGACATTTCCCCGCTTCATTTAGAAGATAGCGTAGCTACTGCTCTGATGAAGATCGATTTACTTCATACCACAAAATTTGCGGTAGTAGATAGTAATGACCGTGTGGTTGGTATGGCATCGCTTGAAAAACTCATTGAAGTCGTAGACGAAGAAGCGCCATTATCTGAGATAGAATTAGATGATCCTGTTTATGTGCCCCACAACCAGCATTTGTTTGAGGCTTCCCGGATTATGCTGGCTCAGGAATTATTCATTTTGCCTGTAACCACAGAATCAATGGAATTCCAGGGCATGATCAAAAAGCGAGATGTCCTCAGTGCGCTGGGCGATATCTTTAACCTTTCTAGTTTTGGCTCGGTGATAACGGTGGAATTAGATCAGGTTGATTTCAGCTTGTCAGATCTTGTCCGCATTATCGAATTGGAAGGAGCTAAAATTTTGGGTATTGCTGTTCAGCAGCCCAATGCTAAAAATCCATCCTATCGGGTATCCTTCAAATTAAACCTCGAAGACTCCTCAGTAGTAAGCGCAGGATTACGACGTTTTGGATACACAATTACCTCCGAAGCCAATAGTGAGGTGCTGGAAGGGAATTTTTCTGACCGTGCTGATGAACTTATTCGCTATCTTGACATATAA